One genomic segment of Dehalogenimonas alkenigignens includes these proteins:
- a CDS encoding regulatory protein RecX yields the protein MPDFRRAGKIVRAEAESAASPGLSPAEACYQAALKLLAYRARSEAEMRQRLSRRGFSETEIEAVMNLLKAAGLVDDSAFARAWSEHRASGSPRSAYMIKRELLSRGVDPETAGNALADADDAGAAYRAALPRLSRLKALPADESRRKLADFLRRRGFGWAVIETTLARLEEEGLTSRVDTI from the coding sequence GTGCCAGATTTCCGGCGCGCCGGTAAAATCGTCCGGGCTGAGGCTGAAAGCGCCGCCAGCCCCGGGTTGTCTCCGGCGGAAGCCTGCTACCAGGCGGCTTTGAAGCTTTTAGCGTACCGCGCCCGCAGCGAGGCCGAGATGCGCCAGCGCTTGAGCCGCCGCGGCTTCAGCGAAACGGAAATTGAAGCCGTTATGAACCTCCTCAAAGCCGCCGGCCTGGTTGATGACAGCGCCTTTGCCCGCGCCTGGAGCGAACACCGCGCCTCCGGCAGCCCGCGTTCGGCGTATATGATCAAGCGGGAATTACTGTCCCGGGGCGTCGATCCGGAGACCGCCGGGAACGCCCTGGCGGATGCCGATGACGCCGGGGCGGCCTACCGGGCGGCACTGCCGCGCCTGTCCCGCCTGAAGGCGCTGCCCGCTGATGAATCCCGGCGGAAACTGGCGGATTTCCTGCGGCGGCGCGGCTTCGGCTGGGCGGTCATCGAAACGACGCTGGCGCGGCTGGAAGAAGAAGGCCTGACAAGCAGGGTTGACACTATTTGA
- the recA gene encoding recombinase RecA, with product MDLEKQRALEAAVGLIEKQFGKGAIMKLSEAASTVAVEVIPTGSLSLDLALGVGGIPRGRVTEIFGPEGSGKTTLAQHIIAQCQRQGGKAFYIDVEHAFDPKYAKTCGINLDELYIAQPDTGEEALDICEKLVRSGGADLVVIDSVAALVPKAELEGDMGDSHVGLQARLMSQALRKLTASIGNTGTAVIFINQLREKVGIVFGNPEVTPGGRALKFYSSVRLDVRRVETLKSGNSAIGTHVKVKVVKNKVAPPFRSAEFDILFDSGISREGNLIDLGVESGVIKKSGAFFSYGDVRLGQGREAVRTFLAAHPETADAVESDVRAAASANASFIDTE from the coding sequence ATTGACTTAGAGAAGCAAAGAGCACTGGAAGCAGCCGTTGGGCTGATCGAGAAGCAGTTCGGCAAGGGCGCCATCATGAAGCTGTCGGAGGCGGCTTCCACCGTGGCGGTGGAAGTTATCCCCACCGGCTCGCTGTCGCTGGACCTGGCCCTGGGCGTGGGGGGCATTCCCCGCGGCCGGGTGACCGAGATCTTCGGTCCCGAAGGGTCAGGCAAGACGACTCTGGCGCAGCACATCATCGCTCAGTGTCAGAGGCAGGGCGGCAAGGCTTTCTACATCGACGTGGAGCATGCCTTCGACCCCAAGTACGCCAAGACCTGCGGCATCAATCTTGACGAACTCTACATCGCCCAGCCCGACACCGGGGAAGAAGCCCTCGATATCTGCGAAAAGCTGGTCCGCTCCGGCGGCGCCGACCTTGTGGTCATCGATTCGGTGGCCGCCCTGGTGCCCAAAGCCGAACTTGAAGGCGATATGGGTGATTCCCACGTCGGCCTGCAGGCCCGGCTGATGAGCCAGGCGCTCAGGAAACTGACCGCCTCCATCGGCAACACCGGAACCGCGGTGATCTTTATCAACCAGCTTCGGGAAAAAGTGGGCATCGTCTTCGGCAATCCGGAAGTCACTCCCGGCGGCCGGGCGCTCAAGTTCTACTCCTCGGTTAGGCTGGATGTGCGGCGGGTGGAGACACTGAAATCCGGCAACTCCGCCATCGGCACCCACGTCAAGGTCAAGGTGGTTAAGAACAAAGTAGCGCCGCCGTTCAGGAGCGCCGAATTCGACATCCTGTTCGATTCCGGCATCTCCCGCGAGGGCAATCTTATCGACCTCGGCGTCGAATCCGGGGTCATTAAGAAATCCGGCGCTTTCTTCTCTTATGGTGATGTTCGCCTGGGGCAGGGACGGGAGGCGGTCAGGACGTTTCTGGCCGCGCACCCGGAGACGGCCGATGCCGTCGAATCGGATGTCCGCGCCGCAGCGAGCGCCAACGCCAGCTTTATCGACACCGAGTAA
- the dinB gene encoding DNA polymerase IV, with amino-acid sequence MAQPPVEKPRRIMHIDLDAFFVSVEQVFDPSLRGKPVAVGGVPGKGRGVVTAASYEARRYGIHAGMPLSQAHRLCPNCLFVPGRWERYGEASKRFMAILADFSPFLEPGGLDEAWLDVTGFESLHGSLAGMGTKIRRRIRDEIGIAASIGIAGSKIAAKVASKTAKPDGLVEVPPGGEAAFMAPLPIGRMPGVGEKTEKVLNALGIRTLGELASIPLDSLTSRFGAYGEMLKLHAQGIDRSRVQPPAEARSISAERTFDADSRDRQFLEATLRYLSEQIGARLRRYGQKASVVHIRVRWADFSAITRQRTLGFGTDSNEVIFGEALKLLGAALAGSRQPVRLLGVGLAKLSGGEGQMPLDNGGAARLSSIDRALDRIRKKYGFGAIQTGRTLALGRRAEPPAAGDS; translated from the coding sequence ATGGCTCAGCCGCCCGTCGAAAAGCCGCGGCGCATCATGCACATCGACCTGGACGCCTTCTTCGTTTCGGTGGAACAGGTTTTCGACCCGTCGCTGCGCGGCAAGCCGGTAGCTGTCGGCGGCGTCCCGGGCAAAGGCCGGGGCGTGGTCACCGCCGCTTCATACGAGGCGCGGCGTTACGGCATCCATGCCGGCATGCCGCTATCGCAGGCGCACCGCCTCTGCCCGAACTGTCTCTTTGTTCCCGGCCGCTGGGAACGCTACGGCGAGGCGTCGAAAAGGTTCATGGCCATTCTGGCTGATTTCTCGCCTTTTCTGGAGCCCGGCGGCCTCGATGAGGCCTGGCTCGACGTCACCGGGTTCGAGAGCCTGCACGGCTCTCTCGCCGGGATGGGCACGAAGATCCGGCGGCGCATCCGGGATGAGATCGGCATCGCCGCTTCTATCGGCATCGCCGGCAGCAAGATCGCCGCCAAGGTAGCTTCCAAGACCGCCAAGCCCGACGGTCTGGTGGAAGTGCCGCCGGGCGGCGAGGCGGCCTTCATGGCCCCGCTGCCAATCGGCCGCATGCCCGGCGTCGGCGAGAAGACCGAAAAGGTGTTGAACGCCCTAGGTATCAGGACGCTCGGGGAACTGGCCAGTATACCCCTCGATTCGCTTACTTCGCGATTCGGCGCCTACGGCGAGATGTTGAAGCTTCATGCTCAGGGGATAGACCGCAGCCGCGTCCAACCTCCGGCCGAAGCCAGGTCCATTTCGGCCGAGCGTACCTTCGACGCCGATTCCCGCGACCGGCAGTTCCTGGAAGCCACCCTCCGCTACCTTTCGGAGCAAATCGGGGCGCGCCTGCGGCGCTACGGCCAGAAGGCTTCAGTAGTCCACATCCGGGTCCGATGGGCTGATTTCTCGGCTATCACCCGCCAACGGACGCTCGGATTCGGCACCGACTCAAACGAAGTCATTTTCGGTGAGGCGCTCAAGCTGCTGGGCGCGGCGCTGGCCGGGAGCCGCCAGCCGGTGAGGCTATTGGGCGTCGGCCTGGCTAAGCTGTCCGGCGGCGAAGGCCAGATGCCGCTCGACAACGGCGGCGCGGCGCGCCTATCGTCTATCGACCGCGCCCTGGACCGCATTCGGAAGAAGTACGGTTTCGGGGCTATCCAGACAGGGCGGACGCTGGCTTTAGGGCGCCGGGCTGAGCCGCCCGCGGCCGGCGATTCCTGA
- a CDS encoding DUF951 domain-containing protein encodes MVDFKLNDILRLRKAHPCGGYEWKVYRIGADIGIVCLTCDRRLLIPRSDLEKRLKNFISRGE; translated from the coding sequence ATGGTCGATTTCAAGCTCAACGACATCCTGCGCCTGAGGAAAGCCCACCCCTGCGGCGGCTACGAGTGGAAGGTTTACCGTATCGGGGCGGACATCGGCATCGTCTGCCTCACCTGCGACCGCCGCCTTCTCATCCCCCGGTCCGACCTCGAAAAACGGCTCAAAAATTTCATCTCCAGGGGCGAGTGA
- the pyrF gene encoding orotidine-5'-phosphate decarboxylase, with translation MNCLTKLNGAARHNRSCLCIGLDPEPEKLPAGASVTDFCREIIGATYDLVCAYKPNIAFFEALGSSGWSVLKDVIEAVPRNIPVILDAKRGDIGNTARAYARAAFDELGADAVTVNPYLGRDSIEPFFEYRDKAVFVLCRTSNPGAADFQSIESNGKPLYQIVADKVETWNRYGNLGLVAGATQPSELKAIRDAHPTLPLLIPGVGAQGGSLELAVKYGSSGGGLAVISVSRQVIYASSGTDYSQAARAAALLLRDEINQYLAA, from the coding sequence GTGAATTGTCTTACCAAGCTCAACGGAGCCGCCCGGCACAACCGCAGCTGCCTTTGCATCGGCCTGGACCCGGAACCTGAGAAACTGCCGGCCGGCGCCTCGGTGACTGATTTCTGCCGGGAGATCATCGGCGCGACCTATGACCTGGTATGCGCCTACAAGCCCAACATCGCTTTCTTCGAAGCTCTCGGTTCGAGCGGGTGGAGCGTCCTGAAGGACGTCATAGAAGCGGTCCCGCGCAATATCCCGGTTATCCTGGATGCCAAGCGCGGCGATATCGGCAACACCGCCAGGGCTTATGCCCGCGCCGCTTTCGATGAACTGGGCGCCGACGCCGTCACCGTCAATCCTTATCTCGGCCGCGATTCGATTGAGCCATTCTTCGAGTACCGTGACAAAGCGGTCTTCGTCCTGTGCCGCACCAGCAATCCCGGCGCCGCCGATTTCCAGTCGATCGAATCTAACGGCAAGCCCCTGTACCAGATCGTCGCCGATAAGGTCGAAACCTGGAACAGGTACGGCAACCTCGGCCTGGTGGCCGGGGCTACCCAACCGTCGGAGCTCAAGGCTATCCGGGACGCCCATCCGACCCTGCCGCTGCTGATACCGGGCGTGGGCGCTCAGGGAGGTTCGCTGGAACTGGCGGTCAAGTACGGTTCCAGCGGCGGCGGTTTGGCGGTCATCAGCGTATCCCGGCAGGTCATCTACGCTTCTTCAGGAACGGACTACTCCCAGGCGGCGCGCGCCGCCGCCCTCCTTCTCCGCGACGAGATAAACCAGTACCTGGCAGCCTAG
- the rpsT gene encoding 30S ribosomal protein S20 encodes MANIKSSKKDIITSAKKAERNKAATSALKTAVRKTEKSIAAKDPAMKEAVTAGQSALDIAAKKGIIHPNAAARKKSRLTKKANAAAK; translated from the coding sequence TTGGCCAATATCAAGAGTTCTAAAAAAGACATCATCACTTCCGCTAAAAAAGCGGAACGCAACAAAGCCGCCACCAGCGCCCTGAAGACCGCGGTGCGTAAAACTGAGAAGTCTATCGCCGCCAAAGACCCGGCCATGAAAGAAGCGGTAACCGCCGGCCAGAGCGCCCTCGATATCGCCGCTAAAAAAGGCATCATTCACCCCAACGCCGCCGCCCGCAAAAAGAGCCGCCTGACCAAAAAAGCCAACGCCGCCGCAAAATAA
- the nadD gene encoding nicotinate-nucleotide adenylyltransferase — MVRRGLLGGTFDPPHLGHLVLAEAARRILDLDEVIFIPAGQPWVKAAMKVTPARHRLAMTRLAAADVPYAGVSDIEIKRPGPSYTWQTLEELRRLYPKDELYFILGWDNLISLPSWHHPDRIIKSACLAAAPRIGSPRPDLNALDKAVPGLAARTVVMTEPEIDISATSIRERVRRDQAISALVAAPVAAYIADHGLYRD, encoded by the coding sequence CTGGTGAGAAGGGGCCTTCTGGGCGGCACCTTCGACCCGCCGCACCTGGGGCACCTTGTTCTGGCTGAGGCGGCGCGGCGGATACTTGACCTTGACGAGGTGATATTCATACCTGCCGGACAGCCCTGGGTGAAAGCGGCGATGAAGGTCACCCCCGCCCGCCACCGGCTGGCGATGACCCGGCTGGCGGCCGCCGATGTGCCGTATGCCGGGGTCAGCGATATTGAAATCAAACGCCCGGGTCCTTCTTATACCTGGCAAACACTGGAAGAACTCAGGCGACTGTATCCTAAAGATGAATTGTATTTTATCCTGGGCTGGGATAATCTGATTTCCCTGCCGTCATGGCATCACCCCGACCGTATTATCAAATCCGCATGTCTGGCCGCGGCGCCGAGGATAGGGTCCCCGAGACCGGACCTGAATGCTCTGGATAAAGCCGTACCCGGTCTGGCGGCCAGGACCGTGGTCATGACCGAACCCGAGATAGATATATCCGCCACATCCATCCGGGAGAGGGTGAGGCGGGACCAGGCGATATCCGCGCTGGTGGCGGCGCCGGTTGCCGCATATATCGCCGATCACGGCCTTTACCGGGATTAA
- the obgE gene encoding GTPase ObgE codes for MIDQAEIEIKSGNGGRGAVSFRREKFVPRGGPDGGDGGRGGDVILEADKDIGSLMKYRHQRHYAAADGGRGAGQRKSGKSGADVIVKLPIGTVIRDRDTGDVLADLSQHGERIVAAHGGKGGLGNSHFASSTNQAPRLAQAGAPGETKVLSLELKLIADAGIIGLPNAGKSSLLAAISAARPKVADYPFTTLEPSLGVIDAGGRRWVVADVPGLIEGAHLGKGLGHQFLRHVARTRVLVHLLDGSSPEPVNDMVKINTELLLFDPLLVRKAQLVAVNKIDLPAVKARLPALKELFKAAGHRAIFVSAQSGEGIEGLLAELDAMLQQPVSADAAEAPIKVFRPAPQREKVTVTRDADGYRVESDEFERLVAGSDTNDPEVRRQVLAELWRWGVGRAVRAAKIKPGEKLIIGKLELYW; via the coding sequence TTGATAGATCAGGCGGAAATAGAAATCAAGAGCGGTAACGGCGGCAGAGGCGCCGTCAGTTTCCGACGCGAGAAGTTCGTGCCCCGCGGCGGTCCCGACGGGGGTGACGGCGGCAGGGGCGGCGATGTCATTCTTGAAGCCGATAAAGATATCGGCAGCCTGATGAAATACCGCCACCAGCGCCACTATGCGGCGGCCGACGGCGGCCGCGGCGCCGGGCAGAGGAAATCAGGTAAAAGCGGCGCCGACGTGATTGTCAAACTGCCGATAGGCACTGTAATCCGCGACAGGGATACCGGCGACGTACTGGCGGATCTTTCGCAACACGGAGAACGCATTGTCGCCGCCCACGGCGGCAAGGGCGGCCTGGGCAATTCCCACTTTGCCTCCTCGACCAACCAGGCGCCCCGCCTGGCGCAGGCCGGAGCGCCTGGCGAGACAAAGGTGTTATCGCTCGAACTGAAATTGATCGCTGATGCCGGCATCATCGGTTTGCCGAACGCCGGTAAATCTTCGCTGCTGGCGGCAATCTCCGCGGCCCGCCCCAAGGTGGCCGACTACCCCTTTACCACACTCGAACCTTCGCTCGGTGTCATCGACGCCGGCGGCCGGCGCTGGGTGGTCGCCGACGTGCCCGGGCTCATCGAGGGAGCTCATCTGGGCAAGGGCCTGGGGCACCAGTTCCTGCGGCATGTAGCCCGCACCCGCGTGCTGGTTCACCTGTTGGACGGTTCGTCGCCGGAACCGGTCAACGATATGGTCAAGATCAACACCGAACTGCTGCTTTTCGACCCGCTGCTGGTCAGGAAAGCCCAACTTGTTGCCGTCAACAAAATAGATCTGCCGGCGGTCAAGGCACGGCTACCGGCGTTGAAAGAACTGTTCAAGGCCGCCGGGCACAGGGCGATATTCGTCTCGGCTCAATCCGGGGAAGGCATCGAAGGTCTTCTGGCCGAACTCGACGCGATGCTGCAGCAGCCCGTTTCAGCCGACGCCGCCGAAGCGCCGATCAAAGTCTTCCGCCCGGCGCCGCAGCGGGAAAAAGTTACGGTCACACGGGACGCCGACGGCTATCGGGTCGAATCTGATGAATTTGAACGGCTGGTAGCCGGATCTGACACCAACGACCCAGAGGTCCGGCGGCAGGTCCTGGCCGAGCTCTGGCGCTGGGGCGTGGGCCGCGCCGTTCGCGCCGCCAAGATCAAGCCGGGTGAAAAACTGATCATCGGCAAGCTGGAGTTGTACTGGTGA
- a CDS encoding DUF2277 domain-containing protein produces MCRSIRPLFNYEPPSSDAEIRAAARQYVRKVSGFTEPSAANQAAFDQAVGEVAETTARLLGSLTTKAPPRDRAAEARRARVRAALRFPSR; encoded by the coding sequence ATGTGCCGCAGCATCAGGCCGCTTTTCAACTATGAGCCGCCGTCCAGCGACGCCGAAATCCGGGCGGCCGCCCGGCAATACGTCAGGAAAGTCTCCGGCTTCACTGAACCTTCAGCCGCCAACCAGGCTGCCTTCGACCAGGCGGTCGGCGAGGTTGCCGAAACCACGGCACGGCTGCTGGGTTCTCTGACGACCAAAGCCCCGCCCCGCGACCGGGCGGCGGAAGCGAGGCGGGCCCGGGTCCGGGCAGCTCTCCGGTTCCCCTCGCGTTAG
- a CDS encoding zinc metallopeptidase, whose protein sequence is MELWLILFIPPLLFMLYAQWRVSSTFGKYSKIPNDRNMTGLNAARWLLDQNNLQNVQVELSKGKLSDHYDPRVRVLRLSPDVANKASVAALGIVAHEVGHAVQHATAYAPLQVRNALAPVAGLGSNLGGILVFVGIILYAMGTGFGLDIAWIGVALFGAAVVFTMITLPVEFDASARARSMLRNTGLASVTESSGASAVLSAAALTYVAALLAAVGQLLYYVLILTGGRRD, encoded by the coding sequence ATGGAACTGTGGTTAATCCTTTTCATACCCCCGCTGCTGTTCATGCTTTACGCCCAGTGGCGGGTGTCTTCAACTTTCGGCAAGTATTCCAAAATTCCCAATGACCGCAACATGACCGGTCTCAATGCCGCCCGATGGCTCCTGGACCAAAACAATCTGCAGAACGTGCAGGTCGAGCTGTCCAAGGGCAAGTTGTCCGACCATTATGACCCCCGGGTCCGCGTCCTGCGGCTCTCGCCCGATGTAGCCAACAAGGCCTCGGTGGCCGCCCTGGGCATCGTCGCCCATGAGGTCGGCCATGCCGTTCAGCACGCCACGGCATACGCCCCGCTCCAGGTCAGAAACGCCCTGGCCCCGGTGGCCGGCCTCGGTTCCAACCTCGGGGGCATCCTGGTGTTTGTCGGCATTATTCTTTACGCCATGGGCACCGGCTTCGGGCTCGATATAGCCTGGATCGGCGTCGCCCTGTTCGGCGCCGCGGTGGTTTTCACCATGATCACTCTGCCGGTCGAGTTCGACGCTTCCGCCCGCGCCAGGTCAATGCTCCGCAATACCGGGCTGGCATCTGTCACCGAGTCCAGCGGCGCCAGCGCCGTATTATCGGCGGCGGCCCTGACTTATGTGGCGGCGCTGCTGGCGGCGGTAGGCCAGCTACTGTATTACGTCCTGATCCTAACCGGCGGCAGGCGCGACTAG
- a CDS encoding GNAT family N-acetyltransferase, with protein sequence MEDFELKDDLISLWPNRRIQAAAVYAAVIESMPELSRWMPWAHPGYSVGDSQNWLKMSAECWRDETAYEFAIIDNRDGSYIGGAGLNHLDRLNKVANLGYWIRSSRCKQGIATRAARLLVRFGLDTLKFNRIEILAAVENRGSQRVAEKVGAVREGILRNQLSLPDGIHDAVIFSIIPSDSR encoded by the coding sequence ATGGAAGATTTCGAACTTAAAGACGACCTGATCAGCCTTTGGCCGAATCGGCGGATCCAGGCCGCGGCGGTCTACGCCGCAGTTATCGAATCGATGCCCGAGCTCAGCCGGTGGATGCCGTGGGCCCACCCCGGATACAGCGTGGGCGACAGCCAGAACTGGTTGAAAATGAGCGCCGAATGCTGGCGCGATGAAACAGCTTATGAATTTGCCATCATCGATAACCGCGATGGGTCCTACATCGGCGGCGCCGGGCTGAACCACCTTGACAGGCTCAATAAAGTGGCCAACTTGGGCTACTGGATACGCAGTAGCCGCTGCAAACAGGGCATCGCCACCCGCGCCGCCAGGCTTCTGGTGAGGTTCGGGCTCGATACTCTGAAATTCAACCGCATCGAGATTCTGGCGGCGGTGGAGAACCGCGGCAGCCAACGGGTGGCGGAGAAGGTGGGGGCGGTGCGCGAGGGTATTTTGAGGAACCAGTTGTCGCTTCCCGACGGCATCCACGACGCCGTCATTTTTTCGATAATCCCATCGGATTCGCGCTAG
- the dtd gene encoding D-aminoacyl-tRNA deacylase — protein sequence MKVLIQRVSRARVSVGGEVAGEISGGLLAFIGVAAGDQKADTDYLVNKMVNLRIFADADSKFNLSLLDVKGELLLVSQFTLIADTRKGRRPSFTDAAPPDVAEFMFNEFAAEARKTGVKVETGKFQAHMHVELVNDGPVTIMIDSGERLRARG from the coding sequence GTGAAAGTGCTCATCCAGCGGGTTTCCAGGGCCAGGGTCAGCGTCGGCGGTGAGGTCGCCGGAGAAATTTCCGGCGGCCTGCTGGCTTTCATCGGGGTGGCGGCGGGCGACCAAAAGGCCGACACCGACTACCTGGTGAACAAAATGGTCAATCTGAGAATCTTCGCCGACGCCGATTCAAAGTTCAACCTTTCGCTCCTCGACGTTAAAGGCGAGCTGCTGCTGGTCAGCCAGTTCACCCTGATCGCCGATACCAGAAAAGGCCGCCGCCCCAGCTTTACCGACGCCGCACCGCCGGACGTGGCCGAATTCATGTTCAACGAGTTCGCAGCCGAGGCCAGGAAGACCGGCGTCAAAGTCGAAACGGGCAAATTCCAGGCGCACATGCACGTAGAGCTGGTCAACGACGGCCCGGTGACGATCATGATAGATTCCGGCGAGCGGCTGCGGGCGCGGGGGTGA